One part of the Phycisphaeraceae bacterium genome encodes these proteins:
- a CDS encoding rhodanese-like domain-containing protein codes for MTRTRRIRSNRLQTGIAALLCMAVGGVGCTPSISDKDIKPISIGELKALTDSPERATTLLLVDPRPPQEYQALHIAGAVNMPLTDVSGVPKDTDPAITKFPQIVVYGHDPASPPARAMTKRMLATGYENVRMYFGGLVEWNRLGYPTETGPKPWGDAAAATGQ; via the coding sequence ATGACAAGAACCAGGCGAATCCGATCGAACCGGCTCCAAACCGGCATTGCCGCACTCCTTTGTATGGCGGTCGGAGGGGTTGGCTGCACCCCCAGCATCAGCGACAAGGACATCAAGCCAATCAGCATCGGCGAACTCAAGGCCCTGACGGACAGCCCGGAGCGGGCAACCACCCTGCTGCTGGTGGACCCCCGTCCGCCCCAGGAGTACCAGGCCCTCCACATTGCCGGTGCGGTGAACATGCCACTCACAGACGTAAGCGGCGTTCCGAAGGACACCGACCCTGCGATCACCAAGTTCCCCCAGATCGTTGTCTACGGACATGATCCCGCCAGCCCCCCGGCCCGTGCCATGACCAAGCGAATGCTCGCCACCGGCTACGAAAACGTCCGGATGTACTTCGGCGGGCTCGTCGAGTGGAACAGGCTGGGCTACCCCACGGAAACCGGTCCGAAGCCCTGGGGCGATGCCGCCGCGGCCACCGGGCAGTAA
- a CDS encoding DUF21 domain-containing protein: MDLTSLPIVLALLALTAASAASSASETALFGLNHADRIRLRRAAPRIDRVVAGLVAQPRGLIIVILLVNNIINISYYSLTSALVLRAPNHLLAAAINAVAVISLVAFGEVLPKLFASSARAGACALLAVPVSAAFRLLRPVRVAIERFIIAPLTRLARPHDQDNTLTVQELSALVELGRRQGAIDPGEQEVLAQVLQLGTLRVRDVMTPRTRVIWLDLPLSPERVAVVVASTRLTKIPVRRRHNLTGPAAVHVIGLLNTKRYLAAAAAGISVPRTTDFIEPVRYVPQTARLDQLLEHFRTSGTQFALCVSEHGDVVGSVKIEDVAERLVAELPVDEHGAPDTDDIVQIAPGRWLVPGRLSARDWAELFGQVADTRVTTVAGLVQARLGRIPAKGDTVEIGNISIEVDSVVGKVADRVLVSLAAPAASTEPSR; the protein is encoded by the coding sequence ATGGACCTGACTTCACTGCCCATCGTGCTCGCGCTCCTGGCCCTCACCGCCGCCTCCGCGGCGAGTTCCGCCTCGGAGACCGCTCTCTTTGGCCTCAACCACGCCGATCGGATCCGACTCCGGCGCGCGGCGCCGCGCATCGACCGCGTCGTCGCCGGCCTTGTGGCCCAGCCGCGCGGCCTGATCATTGTCATCCTGCTGGTCAACAACATCATCAACATCTCCTACTACTCCCTCACCTCGGCCCTCGTGCTCCGCGCCCCGAACCACCTCCTTGCCGCGGCGATCAATGCGGTCGCCGTGATCTCCCTCGTCGCCTTCGGCGAGGTTCTGCCCAAGCTGTTCGCCTCGTCGGCGCGCGCCGGCGCCTGCGCCCTGCTCGCGGTCCCGGTCAGCGCAGCGTTCCGCCTGCTCCGCCCGGTTCGGGTCGCCATCGAGCGGTTCATCATCGCACCGCTGACCCGCCTGGCCCGCCCCCACGACCAGGACAACACGCTCACCGTCCAGGAACTCTCCGCCCTCGTCGAACTCGGCCGGCGCCAGGGGGCCATCGATCCCGGCGAGCAGGAGGTGCTCGCTCAGGTCCTCCAGCTCGGCACCCTCCGCGTCCGCGACGTCATGACGCCGCGCACCCGCGTCATCTGGCTCGACCTCCCGCTGAGCCCCGAACGAGTCGCCGTCGTCGTCGCTTCAACCCGCCTGACCAAGATCCCCGTCCGCCGCCGCCACAACCTGACCGGCCCCGCCGCCGTCCACGTCATCGGCCTGCTCAACACCAAGCGGTACCTCGCCGCCGCGGCCGCCGGCATCTCAGTCCCCCGTACCACTGATTTCATCGAGCCCGTCCGCTACGTCCCCCAGACCGCCCGCCTCGACCAGCTCCTGGAGCACTTCCGCACCAGCGGGACCCAGTTCGCCTTGTGTGTCAGTGAACACGGCGATGTCGTCGGCTCCGTCAAGATCGAGGACGTCGCCGAACGCCTCGTTGCCGAACTCCCGGTCGATGAGCACGGCGCCCCGGACACCGACGACATCGTGCAGATCGCCCCGGGCCGCTGGCTTGTTCCCGGCCGCCTCAGCGCCCGCGACTGGGCCGAACTCTTCGGGCAGGTCGCCGACACCAGGGTCACCACCGTCGCCGGCCTCGTCCAGGCCCGCCTCGGCCGCATCCCGGCCAAGGGCGACACGGTCGAGATCGGCAACATCTCCATCGAGGTCGATTCGGTCGTCGGCAAGGTCGCCGACCGCGTCCTCGTCTCGCTGGCCGCCCCCGCCGCGAGCACGGAGCCATCCCGATGA
- a CDS encoding thioredoxin family protein — translation MSKSTNVLSLLVAAGALAFAATVTPGTAAFAQGQPAKSPQQATEKAPKHAEGAHKHAAAKVGETAPEFSLTGVDGKTYALSDFKGKIVVLEWFNPECPVIVMHHKKHKTFADLQTAYQGKDVVFLAINSSAAGKEGAGKDLNAKYAKEWNLGYPVLLDESGDVGHQYGAQRTPHVFIVDATGTLAYAGAIDNGNPSEPGTTNYAKQAIDEMLAGKKVSTPETKAYGCSVKYSK, via the coding sequence ATGAGCAAGTCAACCAACGTTCTGAGCCTTCTTGTCGCCGCCGGCGCCCTCGCGTTCGCGGCCACCGTCACTCCGGGAACTGCCGCGTTCGCCCAAGGGCAGCCCGCCAAGTCTCCGCAGCAGGCCACCGAGAAGGCCCCGAAGCACGCCGAGGGCGCCCACAAGCACGCCGCGGCGAAAGTGGGCGAGACGGCGCCCGAGTTCTCCTTGACGGGCGTCGACGGCAAGACGTACGCGCTGTCGGACTTCAAGGGCAAGATCGTGGTGCTCGAGTGGTTCAACCCCGAGTGCCCGGTCATCGTGATGCACCACAAGAAGCACAAGACCTTCGCCGACCTCCAGACCGCGTACCAGGGCAAGGACGTCGTCTTCCTCGCCATCAACTCGTCCGCGGCCGGCAAGGAGGGCGCGGGCAAGGACTTGAACGCCAAGTACGCCAAGGAGTGGAACCTGGGCTACCCCGTCCTGCTCGATGAGAGCGGCGACGTCGGTCACCAGTACGGCGCGCAGCGGACGCCGCACGTGTTCATCGTCGATGCCACGGGCACGCTCGCCTATGCCGGCGCGATCGACAACGGGAACCCGTCCGAGCCCGGCACGACCAACTATGCCAAGCAGGCGATCGACGAGATGCTCGCCGGCAAGAAGGTCTCGACCCCCGAGACCAAGGCCTACGGCTGCTCGGTGAAGTACTCCAAGTAA
- a CDS encoding amino acid racemase, with product MGKHIGIVAVSPEGSALCYRQIFRSATRLVGDAGHPIVTLHNEPFELYIEAVVRDDWHAVGMLLRRSATVLAQAGADFCIIPDNLMQHAVHLAEVGSPIPWLTMTDLVADAVTADGRKVVGLIGTRMVMLGSTYQTHLGLRGVQVLVPREEEAHLVDSIVFRELVYGVSKPESQRKVLEVIRHLADNGCEGVILGCTEAPLLVTAENSPLPVYDSTSLLAEGAVRRALGLPMVPR from the coding sequence GTGGGCAAGCACATCGGCATCGTCGCGGTCAGCCCGGAAGGGTCGGCGCTGTGCTATCGCCAGATCTTCCGGTCTGCGACGCGGCTGGTGGGCGATGCGGGTCACCCGATCGTCACGCTCCACAACGAGCCGTTTGAGCTTTATATAGAGGCGGTCGTCCGGGACGACTGGCACGCGGTGGGGATGCTGCTGCGACGGTCGGCTACGGTGCTCGCGCAGGCGGGGGCTGACTTCTGCATCATCCCGGACAACCTGATGCAGCACGCGGTGCACCTGGCCGAGGTCGGCTCGCCGATTCCCTGGCTGACGATGACCGATCTGGTCGCGGATGCCGTGACCGCGGATGGGCGGAAGGTCGTTGGCCTTATCGGGACGCGGATGGTGATGCTCGGATCGACCTACCAGACCCACCTTGGTCTGCGGGGGGTGCAGGTGCTGGTCCCCCGTGAGGAGGAGGCGCACCTCGTCGATTCGATCGTGTTCCGGGAACTTGTCTACGGGGTGAGCAAGCCAGAGTCGCAGCGGAAGGTGCTGGAGGTCATCCGCCACCTCGCGGACAACGGGTGCGAAGGGGTGATCCTTGGATGTACCGAGGCACCGCTGCTGGTGACGGCGGAGAACTCGCCCTTGCCGGTGTACGACTCGACGTCGCTGCTGGCCGAGGGGGCTGTCCGACGGGCCCTGGGGTTGCCCATGGTGCCACGGTGA
- a CDS encoding DnaJ domain-containing protein codes for MPDDPFDTLELPARFDLDPSEVQRKYLALSARFHPDRAAGNRGDATSGLSQPDDHAEISRLNAAKRVLDDPEQRAEALLKRLGGPAAGQDRTLPPQFLSEMLDVREQIEQAAANRDAAAFERWEDWAADRRRSHIRAVADHFARHAADLASKHLHAIRLELNVWRYTERLLEQLDGGETRSGPGAART; via the coding sequence GTGCCCGACGACCCCTTCGATACTCTCGAACTTCCGGCCCGGTTCGACCTGGACCCCTCCGAGGTGCAGCGAAAGTACCTGGCGCTCTCCGCCCGCTTCCATCCCGATCGCGCCGCCGGGAACCGGGGGGATGCGACGAGCGGGTTGTCCCAGCCCGATGACCACGCCGAGATCTCCCGGCTCAACGCGGCCAAGCGGGTTCTCGACGACCCCGAGCAGCGGGCCGAGGCGCTCTTGAAGCGGCTCGGAGGTCCCGCCGCCGGTCAGGACCGCACCCTCCCCCCGCAGTTCCTGTCCGAGATGCTCGATGTGCGAGAGCAGATCGAGCAGGCCGCCGCGAACCGCGATGCCGCCGCCTTTGAGCGCTGGGAGGACTGGGCCGCCGATCGGCGCCGGTCGCACATCCGGGCGGTCGCTGATCACTTTGCCCGCCACGCCGCCGACCTTGCTTCCAAGCACCTCCACGCCATCCGCCTGGAGTTGAACGTCTGGCGCTACACCGAGCGGCTTCTCGAGCAGCTCGACGGGGGCGAGACCCGGTCCGGCCCTGGAGCCGCGCGGACGTGA